One region of Thiomonas intermedia genomic DNA includes:
- a CDS encoding c-type cytochrome produces MKKFVLLAVASLTLAQFAHAADIKKGEDLVNKGGCIACHGAGMDKPIAPNYPKLAGQYQSYLFHALQQYQAKHQTPLYGRNNAIMSGMVAQYNTQDLQDIAAYIASLKGDLYIRDEMH; encoded by the coding sequence ATGAAAAAATTCGTTCTGCTGGCAGTGGCCAGCCTGACCCTGGCGCAGTTTGCTCACGCAGCCGACATCAAGAAGGGTGAAGATCTGGTCAACAAGGGTGGCTGTATTGCCTGCCACGGTGCCGGGATGGACAAGCCCATCGCCCCCAACTACCCCAAGCTGGCGGGTCAATACCAGAGCTATCTGTTCCACGCCCTGCAGCAATACCAGGCCAAGCACCAGACGCCGCTGTATGGCCGCAACAATGCCATCATGAGCGGTATGGTGGCGCAGTACAACACGCAGGATCTGCAGGACATCGCTGCCTACATCGCCAGCCTCAAGGGCGATCTGTACATCCGCGACGAAATGCATTGA
- a CDS encoding c-type cytochrome gives MALKTLAPAMKKVLFLASLMLAASAHAQDVVGNAAVGAKLVATCQGCHNMGGGYRSSFPEMFAVPMINGQSAQYIVDALKEYKNGNRRFPTMRAVAASLTDQQMADIAAYYAVPKGQPIK, from the coding sequence ATGGCTCTCAAGACTCTCGCGCCTGCAATGAAAAAAGTCCTCTTTCTCGCTTCCCTGATGCTTGCGGCCTCCGCCCACGCGCAGGACGTGGTTGGCAATGCCGCTGTAGGCGCCAAGCTGGTGGCCACCTGCCAAGGTTGCCACAACATGGGAGGTGGCTACCGCTCCTCCTTCCCCGAAATGTTTGCCGTGCCCATGATCAACGGCCAGAGCGCGCAATACATCGTCGATGCGCTGAAGGAATACAAGAACGGCAACCGCCGCTTTCCTACCATGCGCGCCGTCGCCGCGTCGCTGACCGACCAGCAGATGGCCGACATCGCGGCCTATTACGCCGTGCCTAAAGGCCAGCCGATCAAATAA
- a CDS encoding undecaprenyl-diphosphate phosphatase, translating into MHLYLLAIAALQGVTELFPISSLGHSILIPALFHWPIDRTADWFLPFIVVLHLGTATALLIYFWRDWARLIGGWLRAGGKASNADARLLWLIVVGTIPAGLLGLLLSHKIKALFGGFAFAAIALMLNGLLLLGGDALKQRRGLIALPRLGWMRAFLIGLAQALALIPGFSRSGATLVAGLGLGLSYADSARFSFLLATPIIAAAGLLEVPKLLHAGVPHALLGTIAAAGLLAGVFAWLSTWFLMRWFSDHEMKALRPFGIYCLLLGAVALLLG; encoded by the coding sequence ATGCACCTCTACCTCCTGGCCATCGCCGCCCTTCAAGGCGTGACCGAACTGTTCCCCATCTCCAGCCTGGGTCACAGCATTCTCATTCCCGCGCTGTTTCATTGGCCCATCGACCGCACGGCGGACTGGTTCCTGCCTTTCATCGTGGTGCTCCATCTGGGCACGGCCACCGCGCTGCTGATCTATTTCTGGCGCGACTGGGCACGCCTGATCGGCGGCTGGCTGCGCGCGGGCGGCAAGGCCTCCAACGCCGATGCCCGGCTGCTCTGGCTGATTGTGGTCGGCACGATACCGGCAGGACTTCTGGGACTGCTGCTGTCGCACAAGATCAAGGCACTCTTCGGCGGTTTTGCCTTCGCCGCCATCGCATTGATGCTCAACGGACTGTTGCTGCTGGGCGGAGATGCGTTGAAGCAGCGGCGCGGCCTCATCGCCCTGCCCCGGCTCGGCTGGATGCGCGCCTTTCTGATCGGGCTGGCGCAGGCGCTGGCCTTGATCCCCGGATTCTCCCGCTCGGGAGCCACGCTGGTCGCCGGTCTGGGCCTGGGGCTGAGCTATGCCGATTCGGCCCGCTTCTCTTTTCTGCTTGCCACGCCCATCATCGCCGCAGCGGGTTTGCTGGAAGTGCCCAAGCTGCTGCATGCGGGCGTCCCCCATGCGCTGCTGGGAACGATCGCGGCGGCCGGGCTTTTGGCGGGTGTTTTCGCCTGGCTGTCCACCTGGTTCCTGATGCGCTGGTTTTCCGACCACGAGATGAAGGCGCTACGGCCTTTCGGCATCTATTGTCTGCTGCTGGGTGCCGTGGCGCTACTTCTGGGGTGA
- a CDS encoding LytR/AlgR family response regulator transcription factor yields MNVLIVDDEPLARSRLRRLLAELPETTQAVVDEAADAAEAWALLRRLRVDVLLLDIQMPGQTGMDLARRLAGDPGVHHPAIVFVTAHEEHALDAFGVSAVDYLTKPVRRERLALAMGKATLWLRAQGAVASTPTGVETVYLTVQDRGALKRLPLADILYCRADTKYTTLRTLHQHYLVDTSLVDLEQRYAEHFVRIHRSALVAAQAIRSLERPASAVEGLALEQESASADADSGAWTLHLHGVPDTLPVSRRRVAAVQALMRTPPSPQK; encoded by the coding sequence ATGAACGTGCTCATCGTTGACGACGAACCGCTGGCCCGCAGTCGATTGCGGCGTCTGCTCGCCGAACTGCCCGAGACCACGCAGGCCGTGGTGGACGAGGCGGCCGACGCTGCCGAGGCCTGGGCGCTGCTGCGCAGACTGCGTGTCGACGTGCTGCTGCTCGACATCCAGATGCCGGGGCAGACGGGCATGGACCTGGCCAGGCGACTGGCGGGCGATCCCGGCGTTCACCATCCGGCCATCGTGTTCGTGACGGCGCATGAGGAACACGCCCTCGACGCGTTCGGTGTTTCTGCCGTGGACTATCTCACCAAGCCGGTACGCCGTGAGCGCCTGGCACTGGCCATGGGCAAGGCCACCCTGTGGCTGCGCGCCCAGGGCGCCGTGGCGTCAACCCCGACGGGGGTGGAGACCGTCTATCTCACCGTGCAGGATCGCGGCGCCCTCAAGCGCCTGCCCCTTGCCGACATTCTGTATTGCCGCGCCGACACCAAATACACCACGCTGCGCACCCTGCATCAGCACTATCTCGTCGATACCTCGCTGGTCGATCTGGAGCAGCGCTACGCCGAGCACTTCGTTCGCATCCACCGCAGCGCCCTGGTCGCGGCCCAGGCCATCCGCAGCCTGGAGCGGCCGGCATCGGCCGTGGAGGGTCTCGCGCTGGAGCAAGAGTCTGCAAGCGCCGATGCCGACAGCGGCGCCTGGACGCTGCATCTGCACGGTGTGCCTGATACCCTGCCCGTCAGCCGACGGCGGGTGGCTGCCGTTCAGGCCCTGATGCGCACGCCACCCTCACCCCAGAAGTAG
- a CDS encoding sensor histidine kinase: MSGEPVTANEAAVRLDICGAGSLVRALVALNLLLALIVLLQWPEGEGRIGALLLLSWVEPAALLWLALMCMTQRLWRLRAAAAVLAVALVLGGLSALGLNLLVQPLFDALAPHSAQRPWQAMLAGAALALVFVHYLQLRARAFTPIDMQARLNELQSRIRPHFLFNTLNAASALVREQPERAEAVLDDLAELFRASVGKPGTLVTLEQEMDLARRYLDIESVRFGERMRVQWHVDETLLQIRIPALTLQPLVENAVRHGVERSSRTVQIDIDVARRLGQIEVSVRNDLPALSDTPPQRRHGTGTALRNIRQRLHLLYDIAAEVDQGEVVEEGTARWRARLRLPL; encoded by the coding sequence ATGTCGGGAGAACCGGTCACCGCCAACGAAGCCGCCGTGCGCCTCGATATCTGCGGCGCGGGCAGTCTGGTGCGTGCGCTTGTCGCACTCAACCTGCTGCTGGCCCTGATCGTTTTGTTGCAATGGCCCGAAGGCGAGGGACGCATCGGCGCCTTGTTGCTGCTTTCCTGGGTCGAACCGGCTGCGCTGCTCTGGCTTGCGCTGATGTGCATGACCCAGAGGCTGTGGCGACTGCGTGCTGCGGCTGCCGTGCTTGCCGTGGCGCTGGTGCTGGGTGGCCTCTCGGCCCTGGGGCTGAACCTGCTGGTGCAACCGCTCTTCGACGCCCTCGCGCCCCACAGTGCGCAGCGGCCGTGGCAGGCGATGCTGGCAGGCGCCGCGCTGGCGCTGGTCTTCGTGCACTATCTGCAGCTCCGCGCCCGGGCCTTCACGCCGATCGACATGCAGGCACGGCTCAATGAGCTGCAATCGCGCATCCGTCCTCACTTTTTGTTCAACACCCTCAACGCCGCCAGCGCCCTGGTGCGCGAACAGCCCGAGCGCGCCGAGGCGGTGCTCGACGATCTGGCCGAACTGTTCCGCGCCAGTGTGGGCAAGCCGGGCACGCTGGTCACGCTGGAGCAGGAAATGGATCTGGCCCGGCGCTATCTCGACATCGAGTCGGTGCGTTTCGGCGAGCGCATGCGGGTGCAATGGCATGTCGATGAAACCCTGCTGCAGATCCGCATTCCCGCATTGACCCTGCAGCCGCTGGTGGAGAACGCGGTGCGGCACGGGGTGGAGCGCAGCAGCCGCACGGTGCAGATCGACATCGACGTGGCGCGCAGGCTGGGCCAGATCGAAGTGAGCGTGCGCAACGATCTGCCCGCCCTGAGCGATACGCCGCCGCAACGTCGGCACGGCACGGGCACGGCGCTGCGCAATATCCGCCAGCGTCTGCATCTCTTGTACGACATCGCCGCCGAGGTGGACCAGGGCGAGGTGGTCGAAGAAGGGACGGCCCGCTGGCGGGCGCGGTTACGCTTGCCGCTATGA
- the argH gene encoding argininosuccinate lyase: protein MHDQFEHKQQAWSARFSEPVSALVQRYTASVDFDQRLALFDIAGSIAHATMLSEQGILSADDLAAIERGMAQIRGEIESGAFDWKLELEDVHLNIEARLTQLVGDAGKRLHTGRSRNDQVATDIRLWLRDSIDQTLTQLRALQRALVQLASQHADTIMPGFTHLQVAQPVSFGHHLLAYVEMFGRDAERLRDCRARVNRLPLGAAALAGTTFPINRLRVAQLLGFDDVCQNSLDAVSDRDFAIEYNAAAALIMVHISRFSEELVLWMSPAFGFIDLADRFCTGSSIMPQKKNPDVPELARGKTGRVAGHLMSLLMLMKGQPLAYNKDNQEDKEPLFDTADTVIDTLRIFTDMVGGIRVKAEAMERTALQGYSTATDLADYLVKKGLPFRDAHEAVAQAVRFAVERGVGLEDIGLNDLRRFSSRIGEDAPEALKLQGSLAARDHLGGTAPNQVRAQVARWQAALDAA, encoded by the coding sequence ATGCACGATCAATTCGAACACAAGCAGCAAGCCTGGTCCGCGCGTTTTTCCGAGCCAGTCAGTGCTCTGGTGCAGCGCTATACCGCCTCGGTCGATTTCGACCAGCGGCTGGCGCTGTTCGACATCGCCGGATCGATCGCACATGCCACCATGCTGAGCGAACAGGGCATCCTCAGCGCGGACGACCTCGCGGCCATCGAGCGCGGCATGGCGCAGATCCGTGGCGAGATCGAGTCCGGCGCATTCGACTGGAAACTCGAACTGGAAGACGTCCACCTCAACATCGAAGCCCGTCTGACCCAACTCGTGGGCGATGCCGGCAAGCGATTGCACACGGGGCGCAGCCGCAACGATCAGGTGGCCACCGACATCCGCCTGTGGCTGCGGGACAGCATCGACCAGACCCTCACGCAGTTGCGCGCGCTGCAACGGGCCCTGGTGCAACTCGCCTCGCAGCATGCCGACACCATCATGCCGGGCTTCACCCATCTGCAGGTGGCTCAGCCAGTGAGCTTCGGCCACCATCTGCTGGCCTATGTGGAAATGTTCGGCCGCGATGCCGAACGCCTGCGCGACTGCCGTGCCCGCGTGAATCGCCTGCCCTTGGGCGCCGCCGCGCTGGCCGGCACCACCTTTCCGATCAACCGTCTGCGCGTGGCCCAACTGCTGGGTTTCGACGACGTGTGCCAGAACTCGCTCGACGCCGTGAGCGACCGCGACTTTGCCATCGAATACAACGCCGCCGCGGCCCTGATCATGGTGCACATCAGCCGCTTCAGCGAAGAGCTGGTGCTGTGGATGAGCCCGGCGTTCGGCTTCATCGACCTGGCCGACCGCTTCTGCACCGGATCGAGCATCATGCCGCAGAAGAAAAATCCCGATGTCCCCGAACTCGCGCGCGGCAAGACCGGACGGGTCGCTGGCCATCTGATGAGTCTGCTGATGTTGATGAAGGGGCAGCCCCTGGCCTACAACAAGGACAACCAGGAAGACAAGGAGCCGCTGTTCGATACCGCCGATACGGTGATCGACACCCTGCGCATCTTCACCGACATGGTGGGTGGCATCCGCGTCAAGGCCGAGGCGATGGAGCGCACCGCGCTCCAGGGCTACTCCACCGCGACCGACCTGGCTGACTATCTGGTGAAGAAAGGTCTGCCCTTCCGCGACGCGCACGAGGCGGTTGCCCAGGCGGTGCGATTCGCCGTGGAGCGTGGCGTTGGACTCGAAGACATCGGCCTGAACGATCTGCGCCGGTTCTCGTCGCGCATCGGAGAAGACGCGCCCGAGGCGCTCAAGCTGCAGGGCTCATTGGCCGCCCGCGATCATCTCGGCGGTACCGCGCCCAACCAGGTGCGCGCCCAGGTGGCGCGGTGGCAGGCCGCGCTCGACGCGGCGTGA
- the dcd gene encoding dCTP deaminase yields MSIKSDQWIRRMAQSTAMIEPFEPAQVREVDGHRIISYGTSSYGYDIRCANEFKIFTNINSTIVDPKNFDEKSFVDFRGDVCIIPPNSFALARTMEYFRIPRNVLTICLGKSTYARCGIIVNVTPFEPEWEGYVTLEFSNTTPLPAKIYAGEGCAQVLFFESDEVCEVSYKDRGGKYQGQHGVTLPRA; encoded by the coding sequence ATGAGTATCAAATCCGATCAATGGATCCGCCGCATGGCCCAAAGCACGGCGATGATCGAACCCTTCGAGCCTGCGCAGGTGCGCGAGGTCGATGGGCACCGCATCATCAGCTATGGCACGTCGAGCTATGGCTACGACATCCGTTGCGCCAACGAATTCAAGATCTTCACCAACATCAACAGCACCATCGTCGATCCGAAGAACTTCGATGAGAAGTCCTTCGTCGATTTTCGCGGCGACGTGTGCATCATTCCGCCCAACAGCTTCGCGCTGGCGCGCACGATGGAATACTTCCGCATCCCGCGCAACGTGCTCACCATCTGCCTGGGCAAGAGCACTTATGCGCGCTGCGGCATCATCGTCAACGTCACGCCGTTCGAGCCCGAGTGGGAGGGCTATGTGACCCTGGAGTTCTCCAACACGACCCCGCTGCCCGCGAAGATCTACGCGGGCGAGGGCTGCGCGCAGGTGCTGTTCTTCGAGAGCGACGAGGTCTGCGAAGTCAGCTACAAGGATCGTGGCGGCAAGTATCAGGGCCAGCACGGCGTCACGCTGCCGCGCGCCTGA
- a CDS encoding DUF167 domain-containing protein, translated as MEPYPDWLRQEDGFALLVVRVVPHARRTELDGVQDGMLRVRLAAPPVEGQANRALTDYLAACCDLPRRAVKIKRGQSSRCKQVQADAPADAVWLRLSALLQRPA; from the coding sequence ATGGAACCCTATCCCGACTGGCTTCGACAAGAGGATGGGTTCGCATTGCTCGTGGTGCGTGTCGTGCCCCATGCGCGCCGTACCGAACTCGATGGCGTGCAGGACGGGATGCTCCGCGTGCGGCTGGCCGCGCCGCCGGTGGAGGGCCAGGCCAACCGGGCATTGACCGACTACCTGGCAGCGTGCTGCGATCTGCCGCGTCGCGCCGTGAAGATCAAGCGGGGACAGTCCTCGCGGTGCAAGCAGGTGCAGGCCGATGCGCCTGCCGATGCGGTATGGTTGCGCCTATCTGCCCTATTGCAGCGGCCTGCTTGA
- a CDS encoding histone, with amino-acid sequence MATAKKAAPAKKAAAPAKKAAPAKKAAPAKKAAPAKKAAPAKKAAPAKKAAPAKKAAPAKKAAPAKKAAPAKKAAPAKKAAPAKKAAPAEKAAPAKKAAPAKKAAPAKKAAPAKKAAPAKKAAPAKKAAPAKKAAPAKKAAPAKKAAPAKKAAPAPAKKAAPAQTKLNPQAAWPFPTSKP; translated from the coding sequence ATGGCAACTGCGAAAAAAGCTGCACCGGCAAAGAAAGCCGCAGCTCCTGCGAAGAAGGCCGCCCCGGCGAAGAAGGCCGCCCCGGCGAAGAAGGCCGCCCCGGCGAAGAAAGCCGCCCCGGCGAAGAAAGCCGCCCCGGCGAAGAAAGCCGCCCCGGCGAAGAAGGCCGCTCCGGCGAAGAAAGCCGCTCCGGCGAAGAAGGCCGCTCCGGCGAAGAAGGCCGCCCCGGCGAAGAAAGCCGCTCCGGCGAAGAAAGCCGCTCCGGCGGAGAAGGCCGCCCCGGCGAAGAAGGCCGCCCCGGCGAAGAAGGCCGCCCCGGCGAAGAAAGCCGCTCCGGCGAAGAAGGCTGCTCCGGCGAAGAAGGCTGCTCCGGCGAAGAAGGCCGCTCCGGCGAAGAAGGCCGCTCCGGCGAAGAAGGCTGCTCCGGCGAAGAAGGCCGCACCGGCGAAGAAGGCTGCGCCTGCGCCCGCCAAAAAGGCCGCGCCCGCGCAAACCAAGTTGAATCCGCAGGCAGCCTGGCCGTTTCCGACCAGCAAGCCCTGA
- a CDS encoding ribonucleotide-diphosphate reductase subunit beta produces MLTWDDPQPTSANPAQAALAERSFSAAHPSMEASAGAHQASASPPPHSPASALGLAAEVYSQRAASNERVRAEDKRIINCRADVNQLVPFKYKWAWDKYLASCANHWMPQEVNMSRDIAMWKDPHGLTDDERLIIKRNLGFFTTADSLAANNIVLGTYRHITNPECRQYLLRQAFEEAIHTHAYQYIVESIGLDESEIFNSYHEIASIREKDEFLIPFIDTLTNPEFRTSAFGGSERNDQELLRSIIVFACLMEGLFFYVGFTQILSMGRQNKMTGAAEQYQYILRDESMHTNFGIDLVNQIKLENPHLWTPEFKRELTGLFHQAVELEYRYAEDTMPRGVLGLNASMFKGYLRFIANRRAVQIGLDAIFPNEENPFPWMSEMIDLKKERNFFETRVIEYQSGGALSWE; encoded by the coding sequence ATGCTGACCTGGGACGATCCACAACCGACCTCTGCAAACCCCGCGCAAGCTGCGCTGGCGGAGCGCTCATTCTCAGCCGCGCATCCATCGATGGAAGCCTCGGCCGGGGCGCATCAGGCGTCTGCCTCTCCTCCTCCTCACTCCCCCGCTTCGGCGTTGGGACTTGCGGCAGAGGTCTACAGCCAGCGTGCCGCATCCAACGAGCGTGTGCGTGCCGAAGACAAGCGCATCATCAACTGTCGCGCCGACGTCAACCAACTCGTGCCGTTCAAGTACAAGTGGGCCTGGGACAAGTACCTGGCTTCCTGTGCCAATCACTGGATGCCGCAGGAAGTGAACATGTCGCGCGACATCGCGATGTGGAAGGATCCCCATGGCCTGACCGATGACGAGCGGCTCATCATCAAGCGCAATCTCGGCTTCTTCACCACGGCCGATTCGCTGGCCGCCAACAACATCGTGCTGGGCACCTATCGTCACATCACCAACCCCGAGTGCCGCCAGTACCTGTTGCGCCAGGCCTTCGAGGAGGCCATTCACACCCACGCCTATCAGTACATCGTGGAAAGCATCGGCCTCGATGAAAGCGAGATCTTCAACTCGTATCACGAGATCGCCTCCATCCGCGAGAAGGACGAGTTCCTCATTCCCTTTATTGACACGCTGACCAACCCCGAATTCCGTACCTCGGCCTTCGGCGGATCGGAGCGCAACGATCAGGAATTGCTGCGCTCCATCATCGTGTTCGCCTGCCTCATGGAAGGGTTGTTCTTCTATGTCGGCTTCACGCAGATCCTGTCGATGGGGCGGCAGAACAAGATGACCGGCGCGGCCGAGCAGTACCAGTACATCCTGCGCGACGAGTCCATGCACACCAACTTCGGCATCGATCTGGTCAACCAGATCAAGCTGGAGAATCCGCACCTCTGGACGCCCGAGTTCAAGCGCGAGCTCACCGGCCTGTTCCATCAGGCGGTCGAGCTCGAGTACCGCTACGCCGAAGACACCATGCCGCGCGGCGTTCTGGGTCTGAACGCATCGATGTTCAAGGGCTATCTGCGTTTCATCGCCAACCGCCGTGCCGTACAGATTGGCCTCGATGCCATCTTCCCCAACGAAGAGAATCCCTTCCCCTGGATGAGCGAGATGATCGACTTGAAGAAAGAGCGCAACTTCTTCGAGACCCGTGTGATCGAGTACCAATCTGGCGGAGCGTTGTCCTGGGAATGA
- a CDS encoding ribonucleoside-diphosphate reductase subunit alpha, with translation MSQTATTTEPIPAAQHLSHLDVDTQKQAALGDFSDYKIIRRNGAVVGFEPGKIAVAMTKAFLAVQGGQGAASASMRETVNALTENVVRALLRSRPSGGTFHIEDIQDQVELSLMRTGQHEVARAYVLYRERRAQERAKQKATAVEQTAAPVLHVIDDGVRKPLDQAALVALIESACANLSGDVKAAPIVAETLRNLYDGVPMIEVYKASILASRTLIERDPDYSKVTARLLLHTMRRETLKEDVAPSQMAQRYADYFPLCIKEGVELELLDERLGQFDLVRLGAAIKAERDLQFDYLGLQTLYDRYFLANRADTRVNKDGRRIELPQAFFMRVAMGLSLGEIDREARAIEFYELLSSFDFMSSTPTLFNAGTRRSQLSSCYLTTVADDLDGIYEAIKENALLSKFAGGLGNDWTRVRALGSHIKGTNGKSQGVVPFLKVVNDTAVAVNQGGKRKGAVCAYLETWHLDIEEFLELRKNTGDDRRRTHDMNTANWVPDLFMKRVMEGGDWTLFSPSDTPDLHDKFGQDFEQAYTRYEQKAALGELKLFKTVPAVQLWRKMLSMLFETGHPWITFKDACNVRSPQQHVGVVHSSNLCTEITLNTNENEIAVCNLGSVNLVAHLKEGESGTKVIDQAKLKRTVQIAMRMLDNVIDINYYAVAKARNANMKHRPVGLGIMGFQDCLYQLRIPYGSQEAVAFADQSMEAVCFEAYWASSELARERGRYSSYGGSLWDQGILPMDSLKLLAEQRGGYVEADTSSTLDWNALRAQIAQHGMRNSNCVAIAPTATISNIVGVDACIEPTFQNLYVKSNLSGEFTVINQYLVRDLKARGLWDAVMVADLKYFDGSTQRIDRIPADLKALYATAFETDTKWIIEAAARRQKWIDQAQSLNIYMANASGKLLDETYKLAWLRGLKTTYYLRTIGATHAEKSTVKAGQLNAVPHAPSEAAAASAQAVVQSGDIRFCAIDNPECEACQ, from the coding sequence ATGTCCCAGACAGCCACCACGACCGAACCAATCCCTGCCGCGCAACACCTCTCCCATCTCGACGTGGACACGCAGAAGCAGGCCGCATTGGGTGATTTTTCGGATTACAAAATCATTCGGCGCAATGGCGCGGTCGTGGGGTTCGAGCCTGGCAAGATTGCCGTGGCGATGACCAAGGCCTTCCTCGCTGTGCAAGGGGGACAGGGGGCGGCCTCGGCGAGCATGCGCGAGACTGTGAATGCGCTGACCGAAAACGTCGTGCGCGCGCTGTTGCGTAGCCGACCCAGTGGCGGCACTTTTCATATCGAGGACATTCAGGACCAGGTTGAGTTGTCGCTGATGCGCACCGGTCAGCATGAGGTGGCGCGAGCCTATGTGCTGTACCGCGAGCGTCGCGCCCAGGAGCGCGCCAAACAGAAGGCGACAGCCGTCGAGCAAACCGCGGCGCCCGTGTTGCATGTCATCGACGACGGCGTGCGCAAACCCCTCGATCAAGCCGCGCTGGTCGCGCTGATCGAGTCGGCCTGCGCCAACCTGAGTGGGGATGTGAAGGCGGCGCCCATCGTGGCGGAAACCCTGCGCAATCTGTACGACGGCGTGCCGATGATCGAGGTCTACAAGGCCTCCATCCTGGCTTCGCGCACCCTGATCGAGCGCGACCCCGATTACTCCAAGGTCACGGCGCGTCTGCTGCTGCACACCATGCGCCGCGAAACGCTGAAGGAGGATGTCGCGCCTTCACAGATGGCACAGCGCTATGCAGACTATTTTCCGCTGTGCATCAAGGAGGGCGTTGAACTTGAGCTGCTCGACGAGCGGCTCGGGCAGTTCGATCTCGTCCGCCTCGGTGCCGCCATCAAGGCCGAGCGCGATCTGCAGTTCGATTACCTCGGTCTGCAAACCCTGTACGACCGCTACTTCCTTGCCAATCGTGCCGACACCCGGGTTAACAAGGATGGGCGCCGCATCGAGCTGCCGCAGGCTTTTTTCATGCGCGTGGCGATGGGCTTGTCGCTGGGCGAGATCGACCGCGAGGCGCGCGCCATCGAGTTCTACGAGCTGCTATCGAGCTTCGACTTCATGTCGAGCACGCCCACGCTGTTCAACGCAGGTACCCGTCGCTCGCAACTGTCGAGCTGCTACCTCACCACCGTGGCCGACGATCTGGACGGCATCTACGAGGCCATCAAGGAGAACGCGCTGTTGTCCAAGTTCGCCGGCGGTCTGGGCAACGACTGGACGCGCGTGCGCGCCCTGGGCAGCCACATCAAAGGCACCAATGGCAAGAGCCAGGGCGTCGTGCCCTTCCTCAAGGTGGTCAACGATACCGCGGTGGCGGTGAACCAGGGCGGCAAGCGCAAGGGCGCGGTCTGCGCCTATCTGGAGACCTGGCATCTGGATATCGAAGAGTTTCTGGAACTGCGCAAGAACACCGGCGACGATCGCCGCCGCACGCACGACATGAACACCGCGAACTGGGTGCCCGATCTGTTCATGAAGCGGGTGATGGAAGGCGGAGACTGGACGCTGTTCAGTCCCTCCGACACGCCGGATCTGCACGACAAGTTCGGCCAGGATTTCGAACAGGCCTACACCCGCTACGAACAGAAGGCCGCATTGGGCGAACTCAAGCTGTTCAAGACCGTGCCCGCGGTGCAGCTGTGGCGCAAGATGTTGTCGATGCTGTTCGAAACCGGCCATCCCTGGATCACCTTCAAGGACGCGTGCAATGTGCGCAGCCCGCAGCAGCATGTGGGCGTGGTGCACTCGAGCAACCTCTGCACCGAGATCACGCTCAATACCAACGAGAACGAGATCGCGGTGTGCAACCTCGGATCAGTCAACCTGGTCGCGCATCTCAAGGAGGGGGAAAGCGGCACCAAGGTCATCGACCAGGCCAAGCTCAAGCGCACCGTGCAGATCGCGATGCGCATGCTCGACAACGTCATCGACATCAACTACTACGCCGTGGCCAAGGCGCGCAATGCCAACATGAAGCACCGGCCGGTGGGGCTGGGCATCATGGGTTTTCAGGACTGTCTGTATCAACTTCGCATTCCCTACGGTTCGCAAGAGGCCGTGGCGTTTGCCGACCAATCCATGGAGGCCGTCTGCTTCGAGGCCTATTGGGCATCGAGCGAGTTGGCACGCGAACGTGGTCGTTACAGCAGCTATGGCGGCTCGCTGTGGGACCAGGGCATCCTGCCCATGGACAGCCTGAAGCTGCTGGCCGAGCAACGTGGGGGCTATGTCGAAGCCGACACCTCCAGCACCCTCGACTGGAACGCCTTGCGCGCCCAGATCGCACAGCACGGCATGCGCAACTCCAACTGCGTGGCCATTGCGCCGACGGCCACCATTTCGAACATCGTCGGCGTGGACGCGTGCATCGAGCCGACCTTCCAGAACCTGTACGTCAAGTCGAATCTGTCGGGTGAGTTCACCGTCATCAACCAATATCTGGTGCGAGACCTCAAGGCGCGCGGGTTGTGGGATGCGGTGATGGTGGCCGATCTCAAATATTTCGACGGCAGCACGCAGCGCATCGATCGCATCCCGGCAGACCTCAAGGCGCTGTATGCCACCGCCTTCGAGACCGACACCAAGTGGATCATCGAAGCCGCAGCACGCCGCCAGAAGTGGATCGACCAGGCGCAGTCACTCAACATCTACATGGCCAATGCCTCGGGCAAGTTGCTGGACGAGACGTACAAGCTGGCCTGGCTGCGCGGCCTCAAGACCACGTACTACCTGCGCACCATCGGCGCCACGCATGCCGAGAAATCGACGGTCAAGGCCGGCCAGCTCAATGCGGTGCCCCATGCGCCAAGCGAGGCTGCAGCAGCGTCGGCGCAAGCCGTGGTGCAGTCCGGCGACATCCGCTTCTGCGCCATCGACAACCCTGAATGCGAAGCCTGCCAGTAA